One genomic window of Manduca sexta isolate Smith_Timp_Sample1 chromosome 4, JHU_Msex_v1.0, whole genome shotgun sequence includes the following:
- the LOC115444563 gene encoding cathepsin L-like proteinase: MEYLPAVFILFLSVHHCLSYSVDYRNDSEDERIRWPAEYHLKGEELNLKTGLKTTFELWSSENLNRYRRDYFDGVEKMYYYGTSDDENSTVYYLFPISDEESVNTIVCMETEVENGHKFLPKLSKLKQTGTAKFEDKEVQKWELTNIMGKMRVEISAYTYTVGDYYVPVQITIKAYNLDKGRLESHTMTDYYGFSSEVDETDLDVDWEPVVCEEEATFWERHDIGKLSPGRKHHVDLAFRRFASQHNRLYDDDEHETRKAIFHDNWKQVVEHNNKNLGYKLELNKYADWTDEEFAVLTGLRPSDRDLGAVPFPHTDKEVEAIVQDLPEELDLRLEGVITPVKNQGNCGSCWAFSSVAAVEATLALKNGGRNLELSEQSLVDCAWGFEAMGCNGASPDSGFKYILEHGVPTDMEYGPYLEKNGFCEARNMSKLYHITGFGRVTPRNPDAMKVVLNRYGPVLVAIHAGNSMKLYSSGVFYDVNCENSTPNHGVALVGYGVRDGELYWMVKNSWGEDWGEDGYILMSATNNNCLLMDSGFYAIA; the protein is encoded by the exons ATGGAGTACCTACCAGCTGTATTTATCTTGTTTTTGAGTGTCCATCATTGCCTCTCCTATTCAGTTG atTACAGAAATGATTCGGAGGATGAGCGAATCCGCTGGCCTGCGGAGTACCACCTGAAGGGCGAAGAACTGAATCTCAAGACCGGACTGAAGACAACGTTTGAGCTGTG gtCCAGTGAGAATCTCAACCGGTACCGCAGGGACTACTTTGATGGAGTAGAGAAGATGTATTACTACGGGACGTCTGATGACGAAAACTCCACAGTGTATTAT CTTTTCCCAATCTCTGACGAAGAAAGCGTCAACACTATCGTGTGTATGGAAACGGAGGTCGAAAATGGTCACAAGTTCTTACCAAAGTTGTCAAAGTTAAAACAGACAG GTACAGCAAAGTTTGAAGATAAGGAAGTTCAGAAATGGGAGTTAACAAATATCATGGGGAAGATGAGGGTGGAAATATCGGCTTACACTTACACTGTGGGAGACTACTACGTACCCGTTCA AATCACAATAAAAGCTTATAATTTGGATAAGGGGCGGTTGGAATCTCATACTATGACGGATTACTACGGCTTTTCAAGTGAAGTGGACGAGACTGATTTAGACGTCGATTGGG AGCCAGTAGTGTGCGAAGAAGAGGCAACGTTTTGGGAAAGACATGACATTGGCAAATTGAGTCCCGGAAGGAAGCATCACGTCGACCTGGCGTTTAGAAG GTTTGCGTCTCAACATAATAGGCTTTACGATGACGACGAGCATGAGACAAGAAAAGCTATTTTCCACGATAATTGGAA GCAAGTAGTcgaacacaacaataaaaatttggGATACAAATTGGAGCTGAACAAATATGCAGACTGGACTGACGAAGAGTTCGCAGTCCTCACGGGCCTGAGACCTTCGGATCGGGACTTAGGCGCTGTGCCCTTCCCTCACACTGACAAGGAGGTGGAAGCTATAGTCCAGGACCTTCCTGAAGAGCTGGACCTCAGGTTGGAGGGCGTGATCACTCCTGTTAAAA ATCAAGGGAACTGCGGGTCTTGCTGGGCATTCTCTTCCGTCGCCGCTGTAGAAGCGACGTTGGCGTTGAAGAATGGCGGCAGGAACCTAGAGTTGAGCGAGCAATCATTGGTTGACTGCGCGTGGGG CTTCGAAGCCATGGGATGTAACGGAGCCTCGCCTGATAGCGGCTTCAAGTATATTCTGGAACATGGAGTTCCAACAGATATGGAATATGGACCTTATTTGGAAAAG AACGGTTTCTGCGAAGCTCGCAACATGAGCAAGCTTTACCACATTACTGGCTTCGGGCGGGTGACTCCTCGCAATCCTGATGCCATGAAGGTTGTGCTCAATCGTTACGGGCCCGTCTTGGTCGCCATCCACGCTGGAAATTCCATGAAGTTGTATTCCAGTGGAGTTTTCTACGATGTTAATTG CGAAAATTCTACTCCAAACCACGGTGTTGCACTGGTTGGATACGGGGTTCGTGACGGGGAATTATACTGGATGGTGAAGAACTCCTGGGGCGAGGACTGGGGAGAGGACGGCTACATCCTCATGTCAGCCACCAACAACAACTGCCTGCTTATGGACAGCGGATTCTATGCGATAGCTTAG
- the LOC115444556 gene encoding cathepsin L-like proteinase — protein sequence MAYLPAVFILFLSAHRCLSYSLDNSDSLEDEGIRWPAEYHLKGEELNLKTGMKAPFEIWSSKSLNRYRRDYYDGVEKKYYYGVSGEENCTVYYMFPMSDEESINTIICVEQSNYDDDQEFLQHLPKGNYTGIAKFEDKEVQKWDFKEESDGQRMEVSAYTYKVEDEDVPVQITVKVYDLDKGRLESHTVTNYYGFSSEVDETDLDVEWGPAMCDDEETFWAKHHIGKLSPARKHHVDLAFRRFTTQHKKVYGEDEHEMRKSIFHENWKQVVEHNNKNLGYKLELNKYADWTDEEFAVLTGLRPSDRDFGAVPFPHTDKEVEAIVQDLPEEFDLRMEGVITPVKNQGSCGSCWAFCTVAAVEGALALRNGGRNLDLSEQALVDCAWGFDAQGCDGGAPNGGMKYVLEHGVPTEMEYGPYMAKNGFCEAYNMSKVFHINGFGQVTPRNANAMKVVLNKYGPAVVGVHAGTPMKFYSSGIFYDVTCEGRRQNHGVTLVGYGIRDGEMYWIVKNSWGEDWGEDGYILISANNNNCLLMDTAFYPIA from the exons ATGGCGTACCTACCagctgtatttattttatttttgagtgcGCATCGCTGTCTCTCTTATTCACTGG ACAACAGCGATAGCTTAGAGGATGAAGGAATCCGCTGGCCTGCGGAGTACCACCTGAAGGGCGAAGAACTGAATCTCAAGACCGGAATGAAGGCCCCGTTTGAGATatg GTCCAGTAAGAGTCTCAACCGATACCGCAGAGACTACTACGACGGAGTCGAGAAGAAATATTACTACGGGGTTTCTGGTGAAGAAAACTGTACTGTATATTAT ATGTTCCCGATGTCTGATGAAGAAAGTATCAACACGATCATATGTGTCGAACAAAGCAATTATGACGATGATCAAGAATTCTTACAGCATTTGCCAAAAGGGAACTATACAG GGATAGCAAAGTTCGAAGATAAGGAAGTTCAGAAATGGGATTTCAAAGAAGAATCAGACGGACAGAGGATGGAAGTATCTGCTTATACCTACAAGGTGGAAGACGAAGACGTCCCCGTTCA AATTACAGTCAAAGTATATGATTTGGATAAAGGACGGTTAGAGTCCCATACTGTGACCAATTACTACGGCTTCTCAAGTGAAGTGGACGAGACTGATCTAGACGTGGAATGGG GGCCAGCAATGTGCGATGATGAGGAAACGTTTTGGGCAAAACATCACATTGGTAAACTGAGTCCTGCAAGGAAGCATCACGTCGACCTGGCGTTTAGAAG GTTTACAACTCAACATAAAAAGGTTTACGGTGAAGATGAACACGAGATGCGAAAATCTATCTTCCATGAAAATTGGAA GCAGGTAGTcgaacacaacaataaaaatttggGATACAAATTGGAACTGAACAAATATGCAGACTGGACTGACGAGGAGTTCGCAGTCCTCACGGGCCTGAGACCTTCGGATCGAGACTTCGGCGCTGTGCCCTTCCCTCATACTGACAAGGAGGTGGAAGCTATAGTTCAGGACCTTCCTGAGGAGTTTGACCTCAGGATGGAGGGCGTGATCACTCCTGTTAAAA ATCAGGGGAGCTGTGGGTCTTGCTGGGCCTTCTGTACCGTCGCCGCTGTAGAAGGGGCGCTGGCGTTGAGGAATGGCGGCAGGAATCTGGATCTTAGCGAGCAGGCGCTGGTCGACTGCGCGTGGGG CTTCGATGCCCAAGGGTGTGACGGAGGTGCGCCCAACGGTGGTATGAAGTATGTTCTAGAACATGGAGTCCCAACAGAGATGGAATATGGACCTTATATGGCAAAG AACGGTTTCTGCGAAGCTTACAACATGAGCAAAGTGTTTCACATCAACGGCTTCGGGCAGGTGACTCCTCGCAACGCTAACGCCATGAAAGTAGTCCTCAATAAGTACGGGCCTGCTGTAGTTGGCGTTCACGCTGGAACACCCATGAAGTTTTACTCCAGTGGAATTTTCTATGATGTTACTTG cgAAGGTAGGAGGCAAAACCACGGCGTGACCCTGGTGGGCTACGGCATCCGTGACGGAGAGATGTACTGGATCGTGAAGAACTCCTGGGGCGAGGACTGGGGAGAAGACGGTTACATCCTCATTTCGGCCAACAACAACAACTGCTTGCTTATGGACACTGCCTTCTATCCGATAGCTTAG
- the LOC115444579 gene encoding lipase member H-B, whose protein sequence is MVKTILYFCAFVCYFAPVILDSRSELGYPSGMMSVCPGSTKPATIPKSQLKYLSFVVQGNGRSRQKYNYWNARNIAKDPRINFKRRTLLLAIGYLDSPSFPISAMFANEYEDIGYNIIIVDNQRFATVHYHLASRLMRPVGKHVAEVLVQLTQAGLDPSKLELLGFSLGGQTVSYVAKNYQQMTGKNVSNIVALEPSGPCFRTLGKEDRLDASNADFVQVLHTNIDGYGMATPMGHVDFYINGGEYQPSDLNLYPCTTTCSHFRVLALWVVALRHPGKFLGIKCKSIQQARDGKCFENCPVEINNMDLTIDKKKHGIFFVSTSKEYPYFLGSKGLKEDYLYWKKITNINDGNEVELYT, encoded by the exons ATGGTgaagacaattttatatttttgtgcttTTGTGTGTTATTTTGCACCAGTTATTTTGGACTCCAGGAGCGAACTAGGATATCCAAGTGGAATGATGTCAGTTT GTCCTGGCTCCACGAAGCCTGCAACCATTCCAAAAAGCCAGCTGAAGTACTTATCATTCGTGGTGCAGGGGAACGGTCGTTCCAGACAGAAGTACAACTACTGGAATGCCAGGAACATTGCTAAGGATCCTAGAATTAACTTTAAGAG GAGGACGCTTCTCCTGGCTATCGGGTACTTGGACAGTCCCAGCTTCCCCATCTCAGCTATGTTCGCGAACGAGTACGAGGACATCGGCTACAACATCATCATTGTAGACAATCAAAGATTTGCCACAGTACACTACCATCT AGCCAGTCGGCTGATGCGCCCAGTTGGGAAGCACGTAGCCGAAGTCTTGGTCCAGCTAACCCAGGCTGGGCTAGATCCTTCAAAGCTAGAACTCTTAGGGTTCAGCCTGGGAGGGCAGACGGTGAGCTACGTGGCGAAGAACTACCAGCAAATGACTGGGAAGAATGTATCGAATATAGTTGCGCTGGAGCCATCTGGACCCTGCTTCAGGACCCTGGGGAAGGAAGATCGGTTGGATGCTTCTAATGCTGACTTTGTGCAA GTCCTTCACACCAACATAGATGGCTACGGAATGGCCACCCCCATGGGTCACGTGGACTTCTACATCAACGGTGGGGAGTATCAACCCTCGGACCTAAACCTATACCCCTGCACCACGACTTGCAGCCATTTCAGGGTCCTAGCCCTTTGGGTCGTCGCTCTTAGGCACCCTGGAAAGTTCCTAGGCATCAAATGCAAGAGCATCCAACAAGCTAGGGATGGGAAATGCTTCGAGAATTGTCCCGTAGAGATAAACAATATGGATCTAACCATAGACAAGAAGAAACATGGGATCTTTTTCGTGTCGACAAGCAAGGAGTATCCGTACTTCTTAGGTTCTAAGGGGTTGAAAGAGGATTATctttattggaaaaaaataactaatattaatgaTGGAAATGAAGTTGAATTGTATACTTGA